The stretch of DNA TTAATTTCCACCGGAATGGCAATCCGCTCGATTGTTCCCCTGTCCCCGACCAACAGAAAGTCCACGTCAGCTGCGCGTGAATCGCTGGAAACTGCATCACCACCAATTGTTGCGATTGCGAGGAATATGCTGTAGCGAAACATTACAGTAGCTCCGTGATGACTTTGGCATCGGGATCGGCGATGCGGATCGGGCGGCTGACATTGGAGAGATTCTGCTTACGCGGGTCGATGTCGACAATTTTGCAGACCGTGGCGATCAGATCCGGCACCGTTAGCGGGTGGTCGACCACTTGGGTTCCGTCTTGGCTGGTGCGACCAATGGCTTGTCCGCCTCGAATACCGCCTCCGGCCAAAACCGCCGACCAAGTGTTTGGCCAATGGTCGCGTCCGCTGTTGCCGTTAATGCGTGGCGTGCGGCCAAACTCTCCTTGGCAGACGATGAGCGTGGATTCGAGCAAGCCACGGTCTTTGAGGTCGCCCAACAAGGTGGCGAAGCCAATGTCTAGCTGCTCCGATAGTCCTTTCACTTGCTCGAAGTTATTGCGATGGGTGTCCCAACCGCCGATGGCGAGTTCGACGAAGGGCACACCACGTTCCACCAGGCGGCGGGCGAGCAAACACCCTTGACCGAATGTCCCCCGTCCATACCGGTCACGTAGTTTGTCCGATTCGTCATCAAGATCGAAAGCAGACGCGGCCTGTGGACGCATCAGGCGTACGGCGCGATCCGTAGCCGACAGCAGTGAATCGACAACTAGGCTGTTCCGATTGTGGGCAAATCCTGTCTCCAGTCCTTCAAGAAGTTGGAGCCGCGTTTTCTGTGTCGCGGGTGACACACCTTCAATTCCCGATAGGTTGGGCACAGTGAGGTCTCCATTTTGACCTTCTCCACCGATGTTCAGTGGTGAGAATTCCGGGCCAAGAAATCCGCAGCCGACTTCGCTCAATTGCAAACTGGGAGCGATACTAACGAAACGCGGCAGGTCGGCCGAACGATCATCTCGCTCGTGTGCCATGATGGCACCGAATGCAGGAAAACGGATGGCTCCCTGGGGCCGGTAACCGGTGCGGAGCAGATGTGTGGCGCGCCGATGGTCTCCTTCACGGCTCGTCAAAGAGCGAATGATGGCCATCTCCTGCATCTGCCGGGCGAGTTGTGGCAGGTGTTCGGAAATTTGCATCCCTTCCACCGCTGTATCGATTGGCTTAAACGGCCCGCCATTTTTATGGCCTGGCTTGAGATCCCACAGATCAATGGTGGCCGGACCACCGGTGAGCCAGAGCATGATGACCGACTTTCCCGTTGGTCTGTCATGGGCTGTATCATCTGCCAATGCTTCCAACCAGCCGATACCACATGCTGCACCAAACGTACTGAACCGCAGCCAGTTGCGGCGACTGAGTGCGAGATGTTCCTCAAACATAGACTGCCTCCATTTTAATAGTCGTACGAGGAGATAACCTCACCATTGGCTCGCGTAAAGATAGCCAGCAGAACGAATAAATCGAGTTGTTCGGATAAAAAGCGAACTTGCCCGTCAGCAAACAGGAACTGCGCTCCCCCATTGTGAAAACTGTAAACCGCATCATCGTTCGTGCAGTTGATCGTACAGGGGCCGGGCCAGTTGCGGCCATCGGGCTGATGACCGTGGGCCTGGAAGTAGGGCGCACCATCCGCCCAGGCTCCAAAACCGCGATTGCCATACATGGGATGTGGTTGTTTATCACGGAAGACATACAGCGAAGGCACGCCGGCTGCTTCGGCGATCAGCAGCGTGTTCGATAAACCGTCGGTAACGTCGCTCGGTCTACACCATTCCTCTCGACTGAACATCCCTTTGACATTCGTCGATTCCGGCAACCATCCACGAGAGACGACTGCAGGGGACACACGGTTGCAGGCGAGATAGTCGAGCACAGCGCCGGTATAGGGCGCCTCGCAACGCTCAATTGTGCCTTGCGACACCCGTTTGCCACCGGCTGCAGGACATTCGAAGACCGGAATGTGGGTTTGAATGGCCTGAGCATTAGCGGAATCACACCAATGAACGGAGAAGTCGTATTGCGGGTGAATGGCCTCTCCCCCCGGCAGGTAAGGGAGAATAAACGACGTCCAACCGTGCGACTTTGGCACGCGCATATAGGCTGCCGGAAACTGTCCGGAATGACTGACATAGCTTTGTACTGCCACACCGATCTGCCGCAGATTATCTGCACATTTTTTCTGGCGGGCGATTTCACGCGTCTGCTCGACCGCCGGGCCCAGCAAGGCAACAACAAGGCCCACTATGCTGATGACTACGAGCAGTTCTACGATCGTGAATCCCTTGCGACGCGTGTAACGTTTTCGGCTGCTGAACATGGCATTCGCTTCGGTTTTAGTGGTTGGTGTTGAATTCGCTACTGTTGAGCAACGCCCAGAAAATGTCCGCCAGCGCTGCAGAGCGGTCCTCGCTCTGTTTCAAATGATCGGCGAGCGGCCTCCCCTCCCCTTCCGATGGGCGGCGCGAATACGTTGCCAAAAACAATGTCTCAACGCGTTCCTTGTCAGACAGAAACGGAGCGCTTTCTATGGCAACAAGCAGCGGTGTCTGGCCGGCTGCTGTGGCTTCGCCGGTCAGTGAACCATTCATCAACAACAGAGTCTGCACAAGAGCCCGTTGTCCTTCACTGGGACGTTGCACAAGAAAGCGTGCCGCAAATTTCTGACGTGGGTGCTTGCGGTAGCCGAGGTGAGTAGCCGTGACGTCCTGTTTCAATCCGGCAGCCGTTCGGAGACTGTTGTAGAGCTGTTCGCCGGTGAGTGAACGTGTTGGCATCTGTGCGAAGAGTTGTGGATCATCGACCAACGACGAGTCGCTCGATGAAACTGTGGACAACTGATAAGACCGACTTAGCACGATGGTCCGTACGAGAAACCGTAGGTCGAAGTCACTTTGGACGAAAGCCTCTGCAAGCCGATCGAGTAATTGGGGATGGCTGGCGGGGATTGCTCCAGAAAGATCGTCCAATGGTTCAATGAACCCGGTGCCCAGAAAGTTCGCCCACATTCGATTGACCGCGTTGCGTGCAAAATACGGATTCTCGCTGGAGATGATCCAGTCCGCCAAGAGTTCGCGCCCCGTGCCGACTCTGATTTTATTAGGCCACTTAACGGGTTTAGATGTAAAGAGTGTCGCCTCGACTGTCATCTCTGTGTCATCAACGGCAATTGTCAACGCAGCGTTGGGCTGTGCGACGTCGGTTGAAGGCCGAGTAAAAAACGCCGCTGTTTGCCAAAATTGCTCACGCGTCCAGCGGGCGAACGGGTGATCGTGACACTGGGCACAATCGATGTTAATCCCCTGAAAGGCACGGGCTGTGTTGGCGGCCAGGATTTCCGGCTTCATGTCGCTGACGGCGATGAATGCCGACGAGCCGATCTCATCGCCGTCTGGATTGATGGGAACCGCCATGCCGTTCACTGGGACACACAATTGCTGGCGTACCAATTCGTCAAAAGGAGCACGTTCGCGAAGCCGTCTTGCCAGCCAGCTTTCGTAATCAAAAATGAGTCGCTTGAATTCCTGTGTATCGGTCTGGGGAATCCACATCCGCCGTAAAATCGTCGCGGCATGATGTGCAAACTCCGGCGACGATAGAAGGCGATCCACCAAGCGTTCTCGCTTCTGCGGTTTGTCGTCGGCTAAAAATCCCCGTACTTCGGCAATCGTAGGGATACGGCCGACCAGATCGAGCGAAACGCGTCTCAAGAATTCGCTATCGCTCGTGATGACCGCCGGGGTTACTCCCTGGCCCTTCCAGCCTGCTTCAATCCGATTGTCGATTTCCACCTTGAGACTGTCCGCCTTGGGCGCATGTTCTGCTGCACTCAAGGTGGGAAGTCCTAAGAGCAGACAACTGCTAAGCACCCCGAGCAGGCATGCCCGGTCACGTTGCGACAAGTCGCTCATTATTCCAGCTCCCATGTGGGCAACTTGGGGTTAGACTCTTCAACGGTGACTTTCAGGACGGATTTGTCCGGCGTGGCATACCGCCCGCGCAGTCGGTCCGGGCTGGGACCGCGTGCCTCTGGGTTTTCCGGCCAGATCACGGTGACCTTGTATTCACCGGCAGGCGCACCATCGGAGGTGTCGTAGGTGGTCACGTTGAAAACGCCGTCCTCTCCTACGCGTGCGAATGGTTTATTTCCTTTCGTAAGCCCCACATCCCCCACAGGATGCAACAACACATACGCACCGTACGCCGGCTCCCCACGAACGGTCACATTGCCGCTGACCGGAAAGACTGGTGTCTCGACGTATTCTTTTTCGCCGGAGCATCCACCCAGCAGAATCAGGATTCCCAGGCAGACAACGAAATGCCGAGGCAAACCCGGCAGCGGACCCTTTTGAACAGACATGCGAGCACAACCTTCTTCTCAGCCAGCAACAGTCGACCGGTGACGTCTAAAATAAAACGAGTAAACACACAACGAACGATAGTCGTCAGAACGGCAACTGAATGACTTCCCCGTCATCCACGCTGATCATCTTCATCACGAGGTCAACTGGTATGCTTTCACCAATCATGTGAGCCGACCCATCTCCCATCAGAACGTGACTTCCGCCGGGGTGAAAAGAATATATCCCTTCCAGGTTGCTGCAATTGACGACGCAAGGTCCGAATTTCGTGAGCCCGTCGTGTGTATAGCCACTGGGAAAAATCCGCTGAGGTGCGGCCCACATACCCCACTCATTAAAGTAACTGACTTTCGAGCTATCCGGTTGCTTAACGCCTCCCGCCCAATAGTCCGGGCGTCCAGCCAGTTCGGAAACGGCAATGCTGTTGGTCAATCCATCTAGCACATGACGGGGCCGGCCCTTGTTGATGTGAAGCATCCCGGAACCGGAATTGGGCGTGATCTGAATGTCGTAATAGCCCACCAGTGCCTGATAGTCGCCCACCATGCTTTCCGTGGGGGGCTCACCAATGTCGTTGATGGTGCCGGCGGTGTCATTGGGAATCAGCCGAGCCCCGCCCGGTGTTGACGGACAGACAAACACTGAGACGAGTTGTTGCGTGGCGGCCTCGTTCTCACGATCCCAGTAGTCATAGTCAAAGTCGTAGTCGTTTTGCAGATTGGTCCGCTCCAGGAATGGCAAAATCAGAGTGCACCAGCCGGTTCGTGGCGTTCGCAATCGGCCGGGAGGGAACCGGCCATGCGTGTCGAGATAATTATGCAGTGCAATGCCGATCTGTTTGAGGTTGTTCTTGCACTGCGTTCTACGAGCCGCTTCTCGCGCTTGCTGCACAGCTGGCAGCAAGAGTGCAACAAGAATGGCGATAATGGCGATCACCACGAGCAGTTCAATGAGAGTAAATCCGCGCTGATTACGCATCGAAAGTCCTTTCGCGTCTCTGAAAGTCAATCTAATGGATATTCCGATCGGCGAAAGATGGTCTGTTCGCTTGCAAGCTGACAGCAAGTTGGCTGCGTTGGTCGGAATTTTGTCTGAAACAGGCGTACGCAAATATCGCGCCAAGTGTGCAACTCGGAGAAAAGGCCTGCGCACCGGTGTTTTTCTTAGGCGTCAAAACGTACGGTGGACAAAAAACCGCCAACAGATGTCAAATTTAAGCCGCTGCATTTCGTGTCGAATGACAGCATCAAGCGCCTCGGACCGCGCGGTCAAAAAACAAGGACGGTCGAACGTGGAAGGACGAAACGAGGTTGGCCCCAAGATTTCTTTGTAGGCGGAAATCATGCTGTCCACCCGCAGTTGAGACTGCAAATTGGGGGAGGCTTCACGAAACGCGCGCAAGGATAGCAATGGCGTTAAGATCGTGGGCGCTGGGCAATCAAGCGGCACGTTCGTACCGTGGGAACCGACCGCGGTGTCGTTCGCGGCAATTCAGTACGATCGTGTGATTCTCCGGCAATGGCTGGGTGATCGAGACTTGCCGACGTTTGCACTGCCGAAGATCACACCCTTCGCTCAAGCCCCACGCGTTTCGGAATGCCGGAATTTCCGCCAAGCCACGACCGGCAAACCACAGCTGCAGGTTTGCGAATTTCGCGAACAGAACCAGCAGCGGGGCGAAACCCCGTTCCACCTTGAATGAAGCCCTTCAAATTCAGCAGTTTTCTCGGGCTGTTCACGGCTATTGCTATACCGCTGAAACGCTCGCCACACGCACTTGATCGGTCGAAAGCGGCTCTCTGGGCGGATTGCCCCCTGCAGACCAAGAGAGGCTCGTCGGTGGCTTCAATTGAGGACCGGAACCGGAACCGAATCGAGGATTTCTTTGACGATTTTTGGACCGGAATCAATGTCGACTGCCAGTCGAACCTCCAAGATTGGGCCGGCGACATGTTGGATGTCATCAGGAACCACAAAGTCCCGGCGTTGAAGGTGCGCCCACGCCTGAGCGGCTCTTTGCCAGGTGAGTAACCCCCGCGGGCTCAGCCCGAGTGTGATGTCGCGATGGTTACGTGTCGCAGTGGCCAGATCAACAAGATACCGTTGAACGTTCACGTCTACACCAACCCCTGCAACGTGCTGCTGTAGCAATTGTAACTGAGCCGGATCGATGATTGCTTTCGAGGCTGTGGGGTTTTGTTCTTGAGGGCCGACATTCGCCGCGAGCATGGAAAGTTCACTGCTCGGATCGGGATAACCGATGCGCAATTTCATGGAGAACCGGTCGAGTTGGGCTTCTGGAAGTGGAAATGCTCCGTGGCTCTCAACTGGATTCTGAGTAGCGATGACAATAAACGAGTCACTCAGCGGGTAGGTTTGATTATCGATCGTCACTTGCCGCTCGGCCATCGCTTCAAAGAGCGCGCTTTGTGTACGAGGTGTGGCTCGATTGATTTCGTCGGCCAGCAACACATCGGAGAAAATCGGCCCTTCTCGAAACTCGAAACCGCGCGACTTCTGATTGAAGATGTTAAAACCGGTGATGTCACCAGGGAGCAAGTCCGGGGTACATTGTACGCGGGCAAATCTTCCTCCTATGACTCTGGCGACTGCTTTGGCTAAAGTCGTTTTTCCTAGACCGGGAAGATCGTCGAACAAAATGTGCCCCCGCGACAGGACGCAGGCGAGCACGAGTTCCACAATATCCGACTTGCCGATCAATGCTTCGTTGAGTGACAACCGTAAACCATCAATGGTGGATTGATATTGGCAATGGCCTTCTGTGCTCGGGGCCTCTTGATTTTTTGAATTCATGGTTTCTAGTTTAGTCATCGCTGATGGTCTCCTTGTTGGGCCCAAGAACGTAACTGTGGCGTTCGCAGATGCTGGATCGCGTTTCTGCAAGCATGGGCCGTTTGGTCACGATCGGCGGTTTTTAAAGTCGCGGGAGCATACAGAGCACGCTCCAAGATATTGATGAAAAACGATAATTGATTTTTTGATTCTTCCGACAGGCCTTGGGAGCGATCGAGGTACCATTGACGAACCGTCACTGTCGAAGGACGCGGTAATCCCGCCAACCAGGAGCGATACTCCAACATGTACAGGGTGGCTCGAATTCTGTGGATCGGATGCCCCCAACGCCAAAGCCGGATTAAGCTGATGAGGCCCCAATCGAGCCAAGTGAATCGGGTGTACCAAATCCCCAAAAGCACGAATCCTCCACTCATTAGCAGGAAAACATTCGCTTTCAGCCAGCCCGTTAAGGCCGCTGCAAGCTGAGCGAATTGTTGCTTCCAGGTCAAAACTTCCGGCGGTGGTTCGTAGCCGGGTGTCGGTTCGACAGCAACCCACTTAGAACCACCGACTCCGACTTCCACCCAAACATGAACGTCTTCCGGTAAGACGATGGTCTGCCCTCCGGCGCGGTCGTAGTTTTTAGGGTCAGCATAGAACCCGGTGACAAGCCGGGTCGGATATCCTTGTGAGCGGAGCATCACCGCTGCCGTGGTGGCAAACAAATAATCCGGGCCGCAGCCCGCATTCAGAAAATGATTCACCACATCATCGGTCGCTTCCGGAGCGGTTGCGA from Symmachiella dynata encodes:
- a CDS encoding DUF1549 domain-containing protein — protein: MSDLSQRDRACLLGVLSSCLLLGLPTLSAAEHAPKADSLKVEIDNRIEAGWKGQGVTPAVITSDSEFLRRVSLDLVGRIPTIAEVRGFLADDKPQKRERLVDRLLSSPEFAHHAATILRRMWIPQTDTQEFKRLIFDYESWLARRLRERAPFDELVRQQLCVPVNGMAVPINPDGDEIGSSAFIAVSDMKPEILAANTARAFQGINIDCAQCHDHPFARWTREQFWQTAAFFTRPSTDVAQPNAALTIAVDDTEMTVEATLFTSKPVKWPNKIRVGTGRELLADWIISSENPYFARNAVNRMWANFLGTGFIEPLDDLSGAIPASHPQLLDRLAEAFVQSDFDLRFLVRTIVLSRSYQLSTVSSSDSSLVDDPQLFAQMPTRSLTGEQLYNSLRTAAGLKQDVTATHLGYRKHPRQKFAARFLVQRPSEGQRALVQTLLLMNGSLTGEATAAGQTPLLVAIESAPFLSDKERVETLFLATYSRRPSEGEGRPLADHLKQSEDRSAALADIFWALLNSSEFNTNH
- a CDS encoding AAA family ATPase codes for the protein MNSKNQEAPSTEGHCQYQSTIDGLRLSLNEALIGKSDIVELVLACVLSRGHILFDDLPGLGKTTLAKAVARVIGGRFARVQCTPDLLPGDITGFNIFNQKSRGFEFREGPIFSDVLLADEINRATPRTQSALFEAMAERQVTIDNQTYPLSDSFIVIATQNPVESHGAFPLPEAQLDRFSMKLRIGYPDPSSELSMLAANVGPQEQNPTASKAIIDPAQLQLLQQHVAGVGVDVNVQRYLVDLATATRNHRDITLGLSPRGLLTWQRAAQAWAHLQRRDFVVPDDIQHVAGPILEVRLAVDIDSGPKIVKEILDSVPVPVLN
- a CDS encoding DUF1559 domain-containing protein, with the protein product MRNQRGFTLIELLVVIAIIAILVALLLPAVQQAREAARRTQCKNNLKQIGIALHNYLDTHGRFPPGRLRTPRTGWCTLILPFLERTNLQNDYDFDYDYWDRENEAATQQLVSVFVCPSTPGGARLIPNDTAGTINDIGEPPTESMVGDYQALVGYYDIQITPNSGSGMLHINKGRPRHVLDGLTNSIAVSELAGRPDYWAGGVKQPDSSKVSYFNEWGMWAAPQRIFPSGYTHDGLTKFGPCVVNCSNLEGIYSFHPGGSHVLMGDGSAHMIGESIPVDLVMKMISVDDGEVIQLPF
- a CDS encoding DUF1559 domain-containing protein, giving the protein MFSSRKRYTRRKGFTIVELLVVISIVGLVVALLGPAVEQTREIARQKKCADNLRQIGVAVQSYVSHSGQFPAAYMRVPKSHGWTSFILPYLPGGEAIHPQYDFSVHWCDSANAQAIQTHIPVFECPAAGGKRVSQGTIERCEAPYTGAVLDYLACNRVSPAVVSRGWLPESTNVKGMFSREEWCRPSDVTDGLSNTLLIAEAAGVPSLYVFRDKQPHPMYGNRGFGAWADGAPYFQAHGHQPDGRNWPGPCTINCTNDDAVYSFHNGGAQFLFADGQVRFLSEQLDLFVLLAIFTRANGEVISSYDY
- a CDS encoding DUF1501 domain-containing protein, whose amino-acid sequence is MFEEHLALSRRNWLRFSTFGAACGIGWLEALADDTAHDRPTGKSVIMLWLTGGPATIDLWDLKPGHKNGGPFKPIDTAVEGMQISEHLPQLARQMQEMAIIRSLTSREGDHRRATHLLRTGYRPQGAIRFPAFGAIMAHERDDRSADLPRFVSIAPSLQLSEVGCGFLGPEFSPLNIGGEGQNGDLTVPNLSGIEGVSPATQKTRLQLLEGLETGFAHNRNSLVVDSLLSATDRAVRLMRPQAASAFDLDDESDKLRDRYGRGTFGQGCLLARRLVERGVPFVELAIGGWDTHRNNFEQVKGLSEQLDIGFATLLGDLKDRGLLESTLIVCQGEFGRTPRINGNSGRDHWPNTWSAVLAGGGIRGGQAIGRTSQDGTQVVDHPLTVPDLIATVCKIVDIDPRKQNLSNVSRPIRIADPDAKVITELL